A single genomic interval of Adhaeribacter pallidiroseus harbors:
- a CDS encoding DUF58 domain-containing protein, with protein sequence MQFIRQLYFTPRWYYCLAALVALLLLSFFFPALFGVARVLCGVLALLVVLDGASLFRTKQGLFTQRQLAEKLSNGSDNAITIYLENHYSFTIAVEVVDELPVQLQLRDNIFKIKVPAGEVHRITYQIRPVKRGVYAFGAINAFVRGPLSLVRRRYQFAQNQDVPVYPSFIQMRQFELRAFTSQLAEHGLKKVRRVGHQAEFEQIRPYTPGDDPRVINWQATARRSELMVNSFQDEKSQPVYCLIDKGRVMQMPFEGLSLLDYAINAALVLANVALKKQDKAGIITFAEKVGTILPAERKAAHLQKILDLLYHQKTRYLESNFESLYAAVRTKIKHRSLLVLFTNFETLQAAQRQLPYLKKLARHHLVLVVFFENTELRTLLDAPARTTEEIYLKAIAEKFDYEKRQIVKEFNRYGLHALLTAPHVLTVNTLNKYLEFKARGLL encoded by the coding sequence GTGCAGTTTATTCGTCAACTCTATTTTACACCTCGCTGGTACTACTGCCTGGCCGCTTTAGTGGCTTTGTTGTTGCTATCTTTCTTCTTTCCGGCTTTATTTGGCGTAGCCCGCGTGCTGTGCGGCGTGTTGGCGTTGCTGGTAGTATTAGATGGTGCTTCTTTGTTCCGAACCAAACAAGGCCTATTTACCCAGCGCCAACTAGCCGAAAAACTTTCGAATGGCAGCGATAATGCGATAACCATTTACCTCGAAAACCATTATTCTTTTACCATTGCCGTAGAAGTAGTTGATGAGTTGCCGGTGCAACTACAGCTACGGGACAATATTTTTAAAATAAAAGTGCCGGCCGGCGAGGTGCATCGGATTACTTATCAGATCCGGCCGGTAAAGCGGGGAGTATATGCTTTTGGAGCGATAAATGCGTTCGTACGCGGTCCGTTAAGTTTAGTGCGTCGCCGGTACCAGTTTGCCCAGAACCAGGATGTGCCCGTGTATCCTTCTTTTATTCAGATGCGGCAGTTTGAATTACGGGCTTTTACAAGTCAGTTGGCGGAACATGGCCTGAAGAAAGTTCGCCGCGTGGGCCACCAGGCCGAGTTTGAGCAAATCCGACCGTACACGCCCGGCGACGATCCCCGGGTCATCAATTGGCAAGCGACGGCCCGCCGCTCCGAGCTCATGGTGAACAGTTTTCAGGACGAAAAATCACAACCCGTTTACTGCCTCATAGATAAAGGCCGGGTTATGCAAATGCCGTTTGAAGGATTAAGTTTGTTAGATTATGCCATTAATGCCGCTTTAGTGCTGGCCAATGTGGCCCTCAAAAAGCAAGACAAAGCCGGCATTATTACGTTTGCCGAAAAAGTAGGTACTATTTTACCCGCCGAAAGAAAAGCGGCCCACCTGCAAAAAATCTTGGATTTACTGTATCATCAGAAAACGCGCTACCTGGAGTCAAATTTTGAAAGTTTATACGCCGCGGTGCGCACCAAAATAAAACACCGGAGCTTGCTGGTATTATTTACGAACTTCGAAACCTTGCAGGCCGCTCAGCGCCAATTACCTTATTTAAAAAAACTGGCTCGCCATCACCTGGTATTAGTAGTATTTTTCGAGAACACCGAACTGCGCACTTTACTCGATGCCCCTGCCCGCACCACCGAAGAAATATACCTAAAAGCCATTGCCGAAAAGTTTGACTACGAAAAGCGGCAGATTGTGAAAGAATTTAACCGCTACGGCCTGCACGCTTTACTTACCGCACCCCACGTACTCACGGTAAATACCCTGAATAAATATTTAGAATTTAAAGCGCGGGGTTTGTTGTAA
- a CDS encoding ABC transporter permease/substrate-binding protein codes for MAADSPTLFSFMQEQSGKLLEQTLTHTGLTFLSLLLAVGIGLPLGILIADKKKLASTVLGIAGILQTIPSIALLGFLIPVLGIGAKPAIVALFLYALLPIIRNTFTGITAVDATVKDAAKGMGMTKSQILFRVELPLALPVILAGIRTATVINVGVATLAAYIAAGGLGEFIFGGIALNNGNMILAGALPAAGLAILFDFLLGRLQNLKFRKVKRIIWLLPLVFLLLAAFYLVPPAFGTSLLAGFTPEFMGRQDGFLGLQQKYGLNIRNVVISDAVMYQAAFEKELDVISGYSTDGRLKAFDLIILKDDKFIFPPYYAAPIVRNAALHQFPELAGILNKLAGQINDSIMTELNYRVDYLKQTPETVAQDFLKNKKLWQPPRRGNKGTVRIGSKIFGEQYILASMYTQLIQGYSDYQVETKTGLGGTKICFDALINNQIDFYPEYTGTGLLVILQPTSNQLNQLGTSKEKVYRFVQSEFQKQYQITWLPPIGFNNAYALMMRQQQAQATNIKSISDLKNYLNKK; via the coding sequence ATGGCCGCCGACTCTCCTACCCTGTTTTCGTTTATGCAGGAACAGTCCGGTAAATTGCTGGAACAAACCCTTACGCATACCGGTCTTACTTTTTTGTCTTTGCTGCTGGCCGTGGGCATTGGTTTACCGCTGGGAATTTTAATTGCCGACAAAAAAAAGTTAGCCAGTACCGTACTGGGTATCGCCGGAATTTTACAAACCATTCCCAGCATTGCTTTACTGGGTTTTTTAATTCCGGTGCTGGGCATTGGCGCCAAGCCGGCTATTGTGGCTTTATTTTTATACGCTTTACTACCCATTATTCGCAATACCTTTACCGGTATTACTGCCGTAGATGCTACCGTGAAAGATGCCGCTAAAGGCATGGGCATGACCAAATCCCAAATATTATTTCGGGTAGAATTGCCACTGGCCCTACCCGTTATTTTGGCTGGGATTCGCACGGCTACGGTTATTAACGTAGGCGTGGCTACGCTGGCCGCTTACATTGCGGCTGGTGGCCTTGGCGAATTTATTTTTGGCGGCATAGCTTTAAATAATGGTAATATGATTTTGGCCGGCGCTTTACCCGCTGCCGGTTTGGCTATTCTTTTTGATTTTTTACTAGGCCGGCTGCAAAATTTAAAATTCCGAAAAGTAAAGCGGATAATTTGGTTGCTACCGCTTGTTTTTTTGCTGCTGGCGGCATTTTACCTGGTACCACCAGCCTTTGGCACGAGCTTACTCGCCGGATTCACCCCGGAGTTTATGGGCCGGCAAGATGGATTCCTGGGTTTGCAGCAAAAATACGGGTTAAACATCCGCAACGTGGTTATCAGCGATGCGGTAATGTACCAGGCGGCTTTTGAAAAAGAACTCGACGTAATTAGCGGCTACTCTACCGATGGCCGGTTAAAAGCTTTTGACCTAATAATTCTGAAAGACGATAAGTTTATTTTTCCGCCTTATTACGCGGCACCTATTGTGCGGAATGCGGCATTACACCAATTTCCGGAATTAGCCGGTATTTTGAACAAGTTGGCCGGCCAGATAAATGATTCTATCATGACGGAATTAAATTACCGGGTAGATTACTTAAAGCAAACTCCGGAAACGGTAGCCCAGGATTTTTTAAAAAATAAGAAACTTTGGCAACCCCCTCGCCGGGGAAACAAAGGTACCGTGCGCATTGGGTCCAAGATTTTCGGGGAGCAGTATATCTTAGCCAGTATGTATACCCAGTTAATTCAGGGTTACTCAGATTACCAAGTAGAAACTAAAACTGGCTTGGGTGGTACCAAAATTTGCTTTGATGCTTTAATTAATAATCAAATTGATTTCTATCCCGAATACACCGGCACGGGTTTACTCGTAATTCTGCAACCTACTTCTAATCAGTTAAATCAATTAGGCACCAGTAAAGAAAAAGTATACCGGTTTGTACAATCAGAATTTCAAAAACAATATCAGATTACCTGGTTGCCCCCCATTGGGTTTAATAACGCTTATGCTTTAATGATGCGCCAGCAACAAGCACAAGCCACTAATATTAAAAGCATTTCGGATTTAAAAAATTATTTAAATAAGAAGTAA
- a CDS encoding AAA family ATPase — protein MEETFTDLEPRAQFSELQEAMLEIKQTIGRIIVGQEEMIELLLVALLADGHVLIEGVPGIAKTLTAKLLARTLAVPFSRIQFTPDMMPSDVLGTSVFHPGTATFEFKPGPIFSNIILIDEINRAPAKTQASLFEVMEERHITHNGITYPLTEPFTVLATQNPIEQEGTYRLPEAQLDRFMFKIVVPYPNLSEEVAILKVHHTYPDIKNDLEAVQPLLNADKITTLRRQVKTVHLDEKLLEYIGQLVVQTRAHKALYLGASPRASLALLNSAKALAAMRGRNFVTPEDVQELAPAVLRHRILLTPDKEMEGAQPDDIVKQIIQKTEVPR, from the coding sequence ATGGAAGAAACCTTTACCGATTTAGAACCCCGCGCGCAATTTTCGGAATTGCAGGAAGCCATGCTGGAGATAAAACAGACTATTGGCCGAATAATAGTAGGGCAAGAGGAAATGATTGAATTGCTCTTGGTGGCATTGCTCGCCGACGGGCACGTGCTGATTGAAGGCGTACCCGGGATTGCCAAAACTTTAACTGCCAAACTGCTGGCCCGCACCCTTGCCGTGCCGTTCAGCCGCATTCAATTTACGCCCGATATGATGCCTTCGGATGTGTTGGGTACGTCGGTGTTTCATCCGGGCACGGCCACCTTTGAATTTAAACCCGGGCCGATTTTTTCCAATATCATCCTGATCGACGAAATTAACCGGGCCCCTGCCAAAACGCAGGCTTCGTTGTTTGAGGTAATGGAAGAACGTCATATTACGCATAACGGCATAACCTATCCGCTTACCGAACCTTTTACCGTACTGGCCACCCAAAACCCGATCGAACAAGAAGGAACCTACCGCTTACCCGAAGCCCAGCTTGACCGGTTTATGTTTAAAATTGTGGTACCCTACCCGAACCTGAGCGAAGAAGTTGCCATCTTAAAAGTACACCATACCTATCCAGATATTAAAAACGACCTGGAAGCGGTACAGCCCTTATTAAATGCTGATAAAATAACCACATTGCGCCGGCAGGTGAAAACCGTACACCTCGACGAGAAACTGCTGGAATACATTGGGCAATTAGTAGTACAAACCCGGGCCCACAAAGCTTTATACTTGGGAGCCTCACCGCGGGCTTCTTTAGCTTTGCTTAATAGCGCAAAAGCATTAGCTGCTATGCGCGGTAGGAATTTTGTCACGCCCGAGGATGTGCAGGAGTTAGCGCCCGCCGTGTTGCGCCACCGCATTTTACTTACGCCCGATAAAGAAATGGAAGGTGCCCAACCCGACGACATTGTAAAACAGATTATCCAGAAAACCGAAGTACCCCGCTAG
- a CDS encoding ABC transporter ATP-binding protein, producing MIELKQVSKTYGSVKAVQDISFTVAEGETLILLGTSGCGKTTVLRMLNKLIEPTSGTIFLKNQPLSAIPAEQLRRGMGYVLQHTGLFPHYTIAENMAIVPRLLRWNSRQIQERTMELIQKLHLSAEHLTQYPDQLSGGQKQRVGIARALMADPPVLLLDEPFGALDPITRTHIRQEFLQLDELKRKTVVMVTHDISEAFELGDRICLMQQGRIEQIGTPEELILKPKSDFVASFLSEQRLPLELKTLTLANIGFSGNEALNSNLTIWEALSTLLPEKPATGTPEDNASATQAIDLNKIMKALQHYRKN from the coding sequence ATGATTGAGCTGAAGCAAGTTTCTAAAACCTACGGTAGCGTAAAAGCGGTGCAGGATATTTCGTTTACGGTGGCCGAAGGGGAAACACTGATTTTGCTAGGAACCAGCGGTTGTGGTAAAACCACCGTACTCCGGATGCTGAATAAGCTTATCGAGCCTACCTCCGGGACGATTTTTTTAAAAAATCAACCCCTTAGCGCTATTCCAGCGGAACAATTGCGCCGTGGCATGGGCTACGTTTTGCAGCACACCGGCTTGTTTCCGCATTATACTATTGCCGAAAATATGGCCATTGTGCCCCGTTTGCTCCGCTGGAATTCGCGTCAGATTCAAGAGCGAACCATGGAGTTAATTCAGAAACTACATCTTTCCGCAGAACACCTGACCCAGTACCCCGACCAGCTGAGCGGTGGCCAAAAGCAACGCGTGGGTATTGCCCGGGCCTTAATGGCCGACCCACCGGTGTTACTTCTGGACGAACCTTTTGGCGCGCTCGACCCGATAACCCGCACGCACATTCGGCAAGAATTTTTACAACTCGACGAACTCAAACGCAAAACTGTGGTAATGGTAACCCATGATATTAGCGAAGCTTTTGAACTCGGCGACCGGATTTGCCTGATGCAGCAAGGCCGCATCGAACAAATAGGTACTCCCGAAGAATTAATTTTAAAACCAAAAAGTGATTTTGTAGCGTCGTTTTTAAGCGAACAACGCTTGCCCTTAGAATTAAAAACCTTAACTCTGGCTAATATTGGCTTCTCCGGCAATGAAGCACTTAATTCTAACCTAACCATCTGGGAAGCGCTTAGCACCTTACTCCCGGAAAAACCGGCCACCGGCACTCCGGAAGACAACGCTTCCGCTACCCAGGCAATTGATTTAAACAAGATTATGAAAGCTCTGCAACACTACCGGAAAAACTAA